From one Formosa sediminum genomic stretch:
- a CDS encoding BlaI/MecI/CopY family transcriptional regulator, whose product MQKLTNKEEEIMHILWKLKKAFVKDVLEEITEDKPHYNTLSTIIRNLEEKGYVDYTAYGKTHQYFPVITKEAYRKRFMNSAIEHYFNNSYKNVVSFFAKEEKISVDDLKEIIDVIEQNK is encoded by the coding sequence ATGCAAAAGCTAACAAATAAAGAAGAAGAAATTATGCACATTTTATGGAAGCTGAAAAAGGCTTTTGTAAAAGATGTTTTAGAAGAAATTACAGAAGACAAACCGCATTACAATACCTTATCTACCATTATTAGAAATCTAGAAGAAAAAGGCTATGTAGATTATACCGCATATGGAAAAACACACCAATATTTCCCTGTAATCACTAAAGAAGCCTACAGGAAACGTTTTATGAACTCTGCCATAGAACATTATTTTAATAACTCTTATAAAAATGTAGTCTCATTTTTTGCCAAGGAAGAAAAAATAAGTGTTGATGATTTAAAAGAAATTATTGACGTAATAGAACAAAACAAATAA
- a CDS encoding bestrophin family protein, giving the protein MRIYNPKEWFKAVFFIHRSDTLRKLYPYLLFIAAFSGGIAYLELEYLNLSTKSWVKNITIVHNLLGFALSLLLVFRTNTAYDRWWEARKQWGALTNVSRNLALKLNALLDEDDVAIRHFYRKAIPMYSQSLYAFLRSDYTTFMLDENEHPELGDAFSKKKHGPNQVASLIFKKTNELYKQNKISGEQLLMVNHELEGLTNICGACERIKNTPIPHSYSTFIKKFIALYVATLPIGYVFSLGYFVILAVPFILYVLASLELIAEAIEDPFGTDYDDLPIEKMAENMKKHTHEVLHP; this is encoded by the coding sequence ATGAGAATATACAATCCCAAAGAATGGTTTAAAGCCGTATTTTTTATACACAGATCCGACACGCTTAGAAAATTATATCCCTATTTATTATTTATTGCTGCATTTTCTGGAGGAATTGCCTATTTAGAACTCGAATATTTAAATCTATCAACAAAAAGTTGGGTTAAAAATATTACTATCGTACATAACTTATTAGGTTTTGCCTTGTCTTTATTATTAGTTTTTAGGACAAACACAGCTTACGACAGGTGGTGGGAAGCTAGAAAACAATGGGGCGCCCTAACCAATGTCAGCCGAAATTTAGCTCTAAAACTAAATGCGCTTCTTGATGAAGATGATGTTGCCATTCGTCATTTTTACAGAAAAGCTATTCCTATGTATTCACAAAGCTTATATGCCTTTTTACGATCAGATTATACCACATTTATGCTAGATGAAAATGAGCACCCTGAACTTGGTGATGCTTTTAGTAAAAAGAAACATGGGCCCAACCAAGTCGCTTCCTTAATTTTTAAGAAAACAAATGAGCTATATAAACAAAATAAAATTTCTGGAGAGCAATTACTAATGGTTAATCATGAGCTTGAAGGGTTAACTAATATTTGTGGGGCTTGCGAACGTATTAAAAACACTCCCATTCCACACTCTTATAGTACGTTTATTAAAAAATTTATTGCATTATATGTTGCAACATTGCCTATTGGGTATGTATTCTCTTTAGGATATTTTGTTATTCTAGCAGTACCGTTTATACTCTATGTATTGGCATCTTTAGAATTAATTGCCGAAGCTATTGAAGATCCATTTGGCACAGATTACGACGACTTACCTATTGAAAAAATGGCCGAAAACATGAAAAAACATACTCACGAAGTCTTACATCCTTAA
- a CDS encoding DUF3078 domain-containing protein, whose protein sequence is MRYNIFFLFCFVVQFSIAQPDSLYIQKKRIVEKPTPKWVNTNKGTLDLNEVAFVNWSSGGSNSISAIVTGKSTLEYSYEDFVWTSALNASYGINQQESEVLKKTNDLLELSSSVGYKRSETSKWYYTARLTFSTQFANGYSYPDTSNPISRFMAPGYLYFGGGMEYGKDIKKLSVYLSPLTFKSTYVLDEDLANAGSFGVNPAVYDDDGNIIKPGEKIRQELGILITNYYEVNVAKNVLLKSTTNLYTDYINSFGNIDVNWELLIDFKVNNFINASFGSLLKYDNDVKTLVVIDEDADEYGEAGAKVQWKQLLGIGFVVDF, encoded by the coding sequence ATGAGATATAATATTTTCTTTCTTTTTTGTTTCGTTGTTCAGTTTTCAATTGCTCAACCAGATTCATTATATATTCAAAAAAAACGTATTGTCGAGAAACCTACACCAAAATGGGTAAATACAAATAAAGGAACGTTAGATTTAAACGAAGTTGCATTTGTAAATTGGAGTTCTGGAGGTAGTAATTCTATTTCTGCAATAGTAACAGGAAAATCTACTTTAGAATATTCGTATGAAGATTTTGTTTGGACTAGTGCTTTAAACGCTAGTTATGGTATCAACCAGCAAGAAAGTGAAGTGCTTAAAAAAACCAACGATTTATTGGAGTTAAGTTCGTCTGTCGGTTATAAACGTTCCGAAACTTCTAAGTGGTATTATACTGCACGTTTAACATTTTCAACCCAATTTGCTAACGGGTATTCGTATCCAGATACATCTAATCCAATTTCAAGATTTATGGCGCCAGGATATTTATATTTTGGTGGAGGTATGGAATATGGTAAAGACATTAAAAAACTTTCAGTTTATTTATCTCCCTTAACTTTTAAATCTACTTACGTGTTAGATGAAGATTTAGCAAATGCAGGATCTTTTGGGGTAAATCCAGCAGTATACGACGACGATGGCAATATTATAAAGCCAGGAGAGAAGATAAGACAGGAATTAGGTATCTTAATTACTAATTATTACGAGGTTAATGTTGCAAAGAATGTGTTGTTAAAAAGTACAACTAATTTATATACCGATTATATAAATAGTTTTGGTAATATTGATGTAAATTGGGAGCTCTTAATAGATTTTAAAGTAAACAATTTTATAAATGCATCCTTTGGTTCTTTGTTAAAATACGATAACGATGTTAAAACATTGG
- a CDS encoding M56 family metallopeptidase — protein sequence MEYFIKASAILGIFYSCYIIFLQRETFFTANRWFLLSGIISSGLLPIIVIPVYVDQTQIQINLENFVMVEQTEAITSFNWVGLISFLYSLGILFFLSRFCIELISLKLFLRSEHTTRKREFKISETKKQISPFSFFNHIVYNPRQFNDTELTHILKHEKIHASQYHSIDILISKLATILFWCNPIVWLYKKALIQNLEFIADSKCIEQQSSSKTYQKVLLKTLAPSHQMALTTNFYNSLIKKRILMLNTSKSKSVHALKYTLIAPILLAFIMNFNTETVYAQDNNTETNSVIVESEIKTIITKDNTDADLENLKQMYLKAHVKLEILDVKRNASDEIIAITIKAKSELEEINYKTDANTPISPIQILYKTEEKALSMHVVKDRPEVLFTASKNASKVSTNNKNSFIIPTSDGSSIVIRSNENKNNTEDKDVMFISDDAKTTQQTTEVSKWDIKVTEVESTETLEEADKESNNDVPENGTMHYRSNENETPLFLLNGKKITQEEMNKLDPDTIEQINVLKDVKATTKYGEEGKHGVIEIILK from the coding sequence ATGGAATATTTTATAAAAGCTTCGGCAATATTAGGTATCTTTTATAGTTGTTACATAATCTTTCTACAAAGAGAAACGTTTTTTACTGCCAATAGATGGTTTTTACTTTCAGGTATAATTAGTTCTGGATTATTACCAATTATCGTTATTCCTGTATATGTAGATCAAACTCAGATACAGATTAATCTAGAGAACTTTGTAATGGTAGAGCAAACAGAAGCTATTACTTCATTTAATTGGGTAGGATTAATATCCTTTTTGTATAGCTTAGGAATACTCTTTTTTCTAAGTCGTTTTTGCATTGAACTTATATCTTTAAAACTCTTTTTAAGATCAGAACACACTACACGAAAACGTGAATTTAAAATTAGTGAAACAAAAAAACAAATCTCTCCATTTTCATTTTTTAATCATATAGTTTATAATCCACGTCAGTTTAACGATACAGAATTAACTCATATATTAAAACATGAAAAGATACACGCATCTCAATATCATTCCATAGATATACTCATTTCTAAACTTGCTACAATACTTTTTTGGTGTAATCCTATAGTCTGGTTATATAAAAAAGCACTTATTCAGAACTTAGAATTTATTGCAGACTCTAAATGTATCGAACAGCAATCCTCTTCTAAAACCTATCAAAAAGTATTATTAAAAACACTTGCGCCATCACACCAAATGGCATTGACTACTAATTTTTATAATTCACTGATAAAAAAACGCATTCTAATGCTAAACACATCAAAATCCAAATCTGTACACGCTTTAAAATACACCCTAATTGCGCCAATTCTCTTAGCTTTTATTATGAATTTCAATACTGAAACAGTATATGCTCAAGATAATAATACAGAAACAAATTCAGTTATAGTTGAATCTGAAATTAAAACCATAATTACTAAAGATAATACTGATGCAGACTTAGAAAATTTAAAACAGATGTATTTAAAAGCACATGTAAAATTAGAGATTTTAGATGTTAAACGAAATGCATCAGACGAAATTATTGCCATTACTATTAAAGCCAAATCAGAATTAGAAGAAATTAACTATAAAACAGATGCTAATACACCTATTTCTCCCATACAAATTTTATATAAAACAGAAGAAAAAGCACTGAGTATGCATGTCGTTAAAGACCGTCCAGAAGTACTATTTACAGCCTCCAAAAATGCTTCTAAAGTTTCAACAAATAATAAAAATTCATTTATAATCCCCACCAGTGATGGCTCTAGTATAGTTATTAGATCTAATGAAAATAAAAATAATACAGAGGATAAAGATGTGATGTTTATTAGCGATGATGCAAAAACAACCCAACAGACCACCGAAGTTTCCAAATGGGATATTAAAGTTACTGAAGTAGAATCTACTGAAACTTTAGAAGAAGCGGATAAAGAAAGCAATAATGATGTCCCAGAAAATGGTACTATGCATTATAGAAGTAACGAAAATGAAACTCCATTATTCTTGTTAAACGGAAAAAAAATTACTCAAGAAGAGATGAATAAATTAGATCCAGACACAATTGAACAAATTAATGTTTTAAAAGATGTAAAAGCAACTACTAAATATGGAGAAGAAGGGAAACATGGTGTAATAGAAATTATATTAAAATAA
- a CDS encoding calcium/sodium antiporter: MSVVWVILGLMLLVVGGEFLVRASVALSFKLKISKLVIGMTVVSFATSAPELLVSLQAALDGAPDIALGNVIGSNIANIGLVLGITAIISPLAVDHGFYKLNWPVMMLLSIVLYFFLKSGMVLDFWEGAALFLSLIIFLVVLIRNSSRDNLALDEVDDALEIVSYFKIIIWLLIGGSALYFGSEWLVTGAIDLATSLGVSERVISVTMVAIGTSVPELAASVIAAIKKEKAISLGNLIGSNIFNIACVLGLTALIEPIKVMSPQLLTSDIFWMLGFSAILIPLVFLPKQFILGRYKGAIIFVAYAVFLVTTFSE, translated from the coding sequence ATGAGTGTAGTTTGGGTAATTTTAGGATTGATGTTATTGGTAGTAGGTGGTGAGTTTTTAGTACGTGCATCTGTAGCATTATCCTTTAAATTAAAAATCTCAAAATTAGTTATAGGGATGACAGTGGTCTCTTTTGCAACCTCTGCACCTGAATTGTTGGTAAGTTTACAAGCGGCTCTTGATGGTGCTCCAGATATAGCACTTGGTAATGTAATAGGATCTAACATTGCAAACATAGGTTTGGTTTTAGGTATAACTGCAATTATATCTCCGTTAGCTGTAGATCATGGATTTTACAAACTCAATTGGCCAGTAATGATGCTTTTGTCTATAGTGCTTTATTTCTTTTTAAAGAGTGGTATGGTGTTAGATTTTTGGGAAGGTGCAGCATTATTTTTATCTCTCATAATATTTTTAGTAGTCCTAATTAGAAATTCGTCTAGAGATAATTTAGCTTTAGATGAGGTGGATGATGCTTTAGAAATAGTGTCGTATTTTAAAATTATTATATGGTTGTTAATTGGAGGTTCTGCTTTATATTTTGGTAGTGAGTGGTTGGTAACCGGTGCGATAGATTTAGCGACATCTTTAGGTGTAAGTGAACGTGTTATATCTGTAACTATGGTTGCTATTGGAACTAGTGTCCCAGAGTTAGCAGCTTCTGTAATTGCTGCAATTAAAAAAGAGAAGGCTATTTCTTTAGGAAACCTAATAGGGTCTAATATTTTTAATATTGCATGTGTATTAGGTTTAACAGCACTAATAGAACCTATAAAAGTAATGAGCCCACAATTGTTAACGTCAGATATATTTTGGATGTTAGGGTTTTCGGCAATTTTAATTCCGCTGGTGTTTTTGCCTAAACAATTTATTTTGGGACGCTATAAAGGTGCTATAATTTTTGTGGCTTATGCAGTGTTTTTAGTCACAACATTTAGCGAATAA
- a CDS encoding glutamine synthetase III family protein: protein MAILRFHALKQTLERVPVSVEETERRSSIFGSHVFNESTMRQYLTKSAYNEVMDAIVKGTKIDRLVADHISTGMKEWAISKGATHYTHWFQPLTGATAEKHDAFFETIGEGASIEKFEGGELVQQEPDASSFPNGGIRNMFEARGYTAWDPTSPAFVYGTTLCIPTVFVSYTGEALDYKTPLLRALQAVDSAAVAVCKYFDKNVKKVNASLGWEQEYFLIDKALVASRPDIVATGRTLLGHSSAKGQQLDDHYFGTIPSRAMSFMRDLEHECMLLGIPVKTRHNEVAPNQFELAPIFEEANLAVDHNSLLIDLMHKTAERHYFKVLFHEKPFAGVNGSGKHNNWSLSTDTGVNLLSPGKTPMSNLQFLTFFINTIKAVHDNEELLRAAIASASNDHRLGANEAPPAIISVFIGDQLTKVLTELKNVTSGKLSPEEKTELKLNVVGKIPEIMLDNTDRNRTSPFAFTGNKFEFRAVGSRANCANPMTVLNSIVANQLINFKAEVDVLIDKKDMKKDDAIFNVLREYIKMSKNILFEGNGYSEAWEQEAKKRGLSNNKTTPDALKVKVSKKTIDLFESLGVMNKVESEARYEIELEDYVHRIQIEGRVLSDIAKSTIVPTAVKYQNTLIENVKGLKDIYGASFKKVAKEQLQLIENISSHIEAINFKVDKMTEVRRAANLETDILKKALAYAYKVNPMFSEIRYHCDKLELLIDDELWPLTKYRELLFTT from the coding sequence ATGGCAATATTAAGGTTTCATGCTTTAAAACAAACTTTGGAGAGAGTTCCTGTATCTGTAGAAGAGACAGAGCGGCGTTCAAGTATCTTTGGATCTCATGTTTTTAACGAATCAACTATGCGTCAGTATTTAACTAAATCGGCGTATAATGAGGTTATGGATGCCATTGTAAAAGGTACCAAAATAGATCGGTTGGTAGCAGACCATATTTCTACAGGTATGAAGGAATGGGCTATATCAAAAGGGGCTACACATTATACGCATTGGTTTCAACCCTTGACTGGTGCTACGGCAGAAAAGCATGATGCATTTTTTGAAACTATTGGTGAAGGAGCTTCAATAGAAAAATTTGAAGGTGGCGAATTGGTACAGCAAGAGCCTGATGCATCTAGCTTTCCAAATGGAGGCATTCGAAACATGTTTGAAGCTCGTGGTTACACTGCCTGGGATCCTACTTCTCCTGCATTTGTATACGGGACAACGTTGTGTATTCCAACGGTATTCGTGTCTTATACAGGTGAGGCTTTAGATTATAAAACCCCCCTTTTGAGAGCTTTACAAGCAGTTGATAGTGCAGCTGTAGCTGTATGTAAATATTTTGATAAGAATGTAAAAAAAGTAAATGCATCCTTAGGTTGGGAACAAGAGTATTTTTTAATAGATAAAGCATTAGTCGCTTCTCGCCCAGATATTGTGGCTACAGGGCGTACATTGTTGGGGCATTCTTCTGCTAAAGGACAGCAGTTAGACGATCATTATTTTGGAACCATACCCAGCCGAGCAATGTCGTTTATGCGAGATTTAGAACATGAGTGTATGTTATTAGGTATTCCTGTAAAAACAAGACATAATGAAGTGGCACCAAACCAGTTTGAATTAGCTCCTATTTTTGAGGAAGCAAATTTGGCTGTAGATCATAATTCTCTATTAATAGATTTAATGCATAAGACAGCAGAACGACATTATTTTAAAGTGTTGTTTCATGAAAAGCCATTCGCAGGTGTAAATGGTTCTGGTAAGCATAATAATTGGAGTTTAAGTACAGATACTGGAGTAAATTTGTTGAGCCCTGGTAAGACCCCAATGAGTAATTTGCAATTTCTTACATTTTTTATTAATACCATTAAAGCTGTACATGATAATGAAGAGTTATTAAGAGCAGCTATCGCTTCTGCAAGTAACGATCATAGATTAGGTGCTAATGAAGCACCTCCAGCAATAATTTCTGTGTTTATTGGAGACCAACTAACAAAGGTCTTAACTGAACTTAAAAATGTAACTAGTGGTAAATTGTCTCCAGAAGAAAAGACAGAACTTAAACTTAATGTTGTTGGTAAGATTCCGGAAATAATGTTAGATAATACAGATAGAAATCGAACGTCTCCGTTTGCTTTTACTGGAAATAAATTTGAATTCAGAGCAGTTGGGTCTAGAGCAAACTGTGCTAACCCTATGACGGTTTTAAATTCAATAGTTGCTAATCAACTTATTAATTTTAAAGCAGAGGTAGATGTGCTGATAGATAAAAAGGATATGAAAAAGGATGATGCTATTTTTAATGTATTACGTGAATATATTAAAATGTCTAAAAATATACTTTTTGAAGGAAATGGATATAGTGAGGCTTGGGAACAAGAAGCAAAAAAAAGAGGATTAAGTAATAATAAAACTACGCCAGATGCGCTAAAAGTTAAGGTGTCTAAAAAAACTATAGACTTGTTTGAATCTTTAGGAGTGATGAATAAAGTTGAGTCTGAAGCAAGATATGAAATAGAATTAGAAGATTATGTACATCGCATTCAAATAGAAGGTCGTGTTTTAAGTGATATTGCTAAAAGCACCATTGTGCCAACAGCAGTAAAATACCAGAATACATTAATAGAAAATGTTAAAGGTTTAAAAGATATTTATGGTGCATCTTTTAAAAAAGTAGCAAAAGAACAGTTACAATTAATTGAGAATATTTCAAGTCATATAGAAGCTATTAATTTTAAGGTCGATAAAATGACAGAAGTACGCAGAGCGGCAAATTTAGAGACAGATATATTAAAGAAAGCTTTGGCGTATGCTTATAAAGTAAATCCAATGTTTTCAGAAATAAGATATCATTGCGATAAACTAGAGCTTTTAATAGATGACGAACTTTGGCCTTTAACTAAATACAGGGAGTTGTTATTTACTACATAA
- a CDS encoding AIR synthase related protein — protein sequence MSQEISKRYAQRGVSASKSDVHNAIKNIDKGLFPKAFCKIVPDYLSQDEEYCLIMHADGAGTKSALAYMYWKETGDISVWKGIAQDALIMNIDDLLCVGATDNIMLSSTIGRNKNLIPGEVLSAIINGTEELIDDLKSFGVTIHSTGGETADVGDLVRTIIVDSTVTARIKRDDVIDNGNIKAGDVIVGLESFGQATYEKEYNGGMGSNGLTSARHDVFHNYLAEKFPESFDAAVPSDLVYSGQMKLTDKVEHAPLDAGKLVLSPTRTYAPIIKKILSQYSKEDIHGMVHCSGGAQTKILHFVDQFHIIKDNLFPIPPLFKLIQEQSKTEWKEMYQVFNCGHRMELYVAPKVAETIIEISKSFNVDAKIIGRVEPSDKKQLTIKSEFGEFFYE from the coding sequence ATGAGTCAAGAAATTAGTAAGCGATATGCGCAACGTGGGGTTTCCGCTTCAAAATCAGATGTTCATAACGCTATCAAAAATATTGATAAAGGATTGTTCCCTAAAGCTTTCTGTAAAATAGTTCCAGATTATTTATCTCAAGATGAAGAGTATTGTTTAATTATGCATGCAGATGGAGCAGGGACAAAAAGTGCTTTAGCTTATATGTATTGGAAAGAAACCGGAGATATTTCGGTTTGGAAAGGGATTGCTCAAGATGCTCTTATTATGAATATAGACGATTTATTATGTGTAGGAGCTACAGATAATATTATGTTATCCTCTACTATTGGGCGTAATAAAAATCTTATTCCTGGAGAAGTCCTATCTGCAATTATTAATGGTACAGAAGAATTAATAGACGATTTAAAGTCTTTTGGTGTAACTATACATTCAACAGGAGGTGAAACTGCAGATGTAGGAGATTTAGTAAGAACGATTATAGTAGATTCTACTGTAACGGCAAGAATAAAGCGTGATGATGTTATTGATAATGGTAATATTAAAGCAGGTGATGTTATTGTAGGTTTAGAATCTTTTGGTCAAGCCACTTATGAAAAAGAATATAATGGAGGTATGGGAAGTAATGGGCTAACTTCTGCGAGGCACGATGTGTTTCATAATTATTTAGCTGAAAAATTCCCAGAAAGTTTTGATGCAGCAGTACCAAGTGATTTAGTGTATTCTGGGCAGATGAAACTTACAGATAAAGTAGAACATGCGCCATTAGATGCAGGTAAGTTAGTACTGTCTCCAACACGAACTTATGCGCCAATAATAAAAAAGATATTATCTCAATATAGTAAGGAAGATATTCATGGTATGGTGCATTGTTCTGGAGGTGCGCAAACAAAAATTTTACATTTCGTCGATCAGTTCCATATTATAAAAGATAATTTATTTCCAATTCCGCCGTTATTTAAACTCATCCAAGAACAGTCTAAGACTGAATGGAAAGAAATGTATCAAGTGTTTAACTGCGGTCACCGTATGGAGCTTTATGTAGCACCTAAAGTAGCAGAAACTATTATTGAAATTTCAAAATCTTTTAATGTTGATGCAAAAATAATTGGTAGAGTAGAGCCTTCAGATAAAAAACAGTTAACAATTAAAAGTGAATTTGGAGAGTTTTTTTATGAATAA
- a CDS encoding TonB-dependent receptor plug domain-containing protein, with product MSIQSKFTQITKFTIIAPLLSIALMSFTPKKMYNSQECNNAMLTQSESEVTAIVTKAATNEQLERLVSMFASQNVTLKFKHVKRDASQNIIAISVSAQYEGKDLKYKTDANKPISPIKIALNLSTNQIQLEKFEGNKHLYIVKTNNTSESKTTTIIVKSENSNSESIVEFDQDNKLISLTTDGETKELDKKGDVIAWTTETEYTAASQNTPKNKPLVFVDGEKKSQAELENIDPNSIEKMNVLKGEKAIAKYGESAKDGAIEITLK from the coding sequence ATGTCAATTCAATCAAAATTTACACAAATCACAAAGTTTACAATTATTGCACCATTACTAAGCATTGCTTTAATGAGTTTTACTCCAAAAAAAATGTATAACTCTCAAGAGTGTAACAACGCTATGTTAACACAGTCTGAAAGCGAAGTTACAGCAATTGTCACTAAAGCAGCAACAAACGAACAATTAGAGCGATTAGTTAGCATGTTTGCTAGTCAAAATGTAACACTAAAATTTAAACATGTAAAACGAGATGCATCTCAAAATATTATTGCAATTTCAGTTTCTGCACAATATGAAGGTAAGGACCTAAAGTATAAAACAGACGCCAATAAACCTATTTCTCCCATCAAGATCGCTTTAAACTTAAGTACTAATCAAATCCAATTAGAAAAATTTGAAGGCAACAAGCACTTGTATATAGTAAAAACCAATAATACCTCAGAATCTAAAACAACTACAATTATAGTAAAATCTGAAAATAGCAATTCAGAAAGTATCGTAGAGTTTGACCAAGACAATAAATTAATTTCATTAACAACAGATGGTGAGACTAAAGAATTAGATAAAAAAGGAGATGTGATTGCTTGGACTACAGAAACAGAATATACAGCAGCATCTCAAAACACTCCCAAAAATAAACCACTAGTTTTCGTAGATGGAGAAAAAAAATCTCAAGCAGAATTAGAGAACATAGATCCAAATTCTATTGAAAAGATGAATGTATTAAAAGGAGAAAAAGCTATCGCAAAATACGGAGAAAGTGCTAAAGATGGTGCCATAGAGATCACTCTTAAATAA
- a CDS encoding TlpA family protein disulfide reductase, which translates to MKTIFLSLVLFCNLLASAQNIQTPEYVIIANNQIITQAQLGEYAKNGDIKSMNKGVTEDYRNELAAKFGDKIGDREFIIQIDLFTEAEKKEHAQQQNTSTKLSEIDLNEGLKLNVNDTAADFTVNMVNNETITLSDLKGKVVLLNFWATWCAPCLLEFHEIPDKILKKFKDEDFVFLPISRGETQEKVLSKMTQLQEKGIEFNTGLDPNKNIWDQYATKYIPKNFVIDKNGIIRFISTGNTEGSVDLLAAEIENLLQQ; encoded by the coding sequence ATGAAAACTATATTTTTAAGCCTAGTATTATTTTGCAATCTACTGGCCTCTGCTCAAAACATACAAACACCAGAATATGTTATCATTGCAAATAACCAAATTATTACTCAAGCCCAACTTGGTGAATACGCTAAAAATGGTGATATAAAATCCATGAACAAAGGCGTTACGGAAGATTATAGAAACGAACTCGCTGCGAAATTTGGAGATAAAATTGGAGACAGAGAATTTATAATTCAGATTGATTTGTTCACTGAAGCTGAAAAAAAAGAGCATGCACAGCAACAAAACACATCTACAAAACTGTCTGAAATAGATCTAAATGAAGGTCTGAAGTTAAACGTTAACGACACAGCTGCAGATTTTACTGTAAATATGGTAAATAACGAGACAATCACACTTTCAGATTTAAAAGGAAAGGTTGTACTTTTAAATTTTTGGGCGACATGGTGTGCGCCATGTTTACTAGAATTTCATGAAATACCTGATAAAATTTTAAAGAAATTTAAAGATGAAGACTTTGTCTTTCTTCCAATTTCTCGAGGAGAAACTCAAGAAAAAGTTTTAAGTAAAATGACACAGTTACAAGAAAAAGGAATTGAATTTAATACAGGATTAGACCCAAACAAAAATATCTGGGACCAATATGCAACTAAGTATATTCCTAAAAATTTCGTAATAGACAAAAATGGTATCATCCGCTTTATTTCTACAGGTAACACAGAAGGCAGTGTAGATTTACTGGCAGCAGAAATAGAAAACTTACTTCAACAATAA
- a CDS encoding glutamine synthetase beta-grasp domain-containing protein, which yields MAKIKLEYLWLDGYFPTQNLRSKTKVEEHEDFKGTLEEIGNWSFDGSSTRQAEGGSSDCLLVPVAIYPDPDRINGYLVMTEVMNADGTPHVSNGRATIDDDNDDFWFGFEQEYFIMDTKTQLPLGFPIGGYPAPQGMYYCSVGGKNTHGRDLVEEHADLCIEAGLNFEGINQEVACGQWEFQLFAKGAKKAGDEIWIARYLLDRLTEKYGYYIEYHPKPLGKDMDWNGSGMHANFSNSTLRTCGDKEVYAAICEAFRPVVKEHIAVYGEFNDQRLTGLHETAAITDFSWGVSDRGASIRIPLIAVEKGYKGWLEDRRPASNADPYKIAARIIKTVKSANI from the coding sequence ATGGCCAAGATTAAATTAGAGTACCTTTGGTTAGACGGGTACTTTCCAACTCAGAATTTGAGAAGTAAAACAAAAGTAGAGGAACATGAAGATTTTAAAGGCACTTTAGAAGAGATAGGAAACTGGTCTTTTGATGGGTCTTCAACAAGACAAGCTGAAGGTGGGTCTTCAGATTGTTTATTAGTCCCTGTAGCTATATACCCAGATCCAGACCGCATAAACGGTTACTTGGTTATGACTGAGGTTATGAATGCAGATGGTACGCCTCACGTTTCTAATGGTAGAGCTACTATTGATGACGACAATGATGATTTTTGGTTCGGTTTTGAGCAAGAATACTTTATAATGGATACTAAAACTCAACTTCCTTTAGGATTCCCTATCGGTGGATACCCTGCACCTCAAGGTATGTACTACTGCTCTGTTGGTGGTAAAAACACTCACGGTAGAGATTTAGTTGAAGAACATGCAGATTTATGTATTGAAGCTGGTTTAAACTTTGAAGGTATTAACCAAGAAGTTGCATGCGGACAATGGGAATTTCAATTATTCGCTAAAGGTGCTAAAAAAGCAGGAGACGAAATTTGGATTGCTAGATATTTATTAGACCGTTTAACTGAAAAGTATGGTTACTATATCGAGTATCACCCAAAACCTCTTGGTAAAGATATGGACTGGAATGGTTCTGGAATGCACGCTAATTTCTCAAACTCTACGTTAAGAACTTGTGGAGATAAAGAAGTTTATGCTGCAATTTGTGAAGCATTTAGACCTGTTGTAAAAGAACATATCGCTGTATACGGAGAATTTAACGACCAACGTTTAACTGGATTGCACGAAACTGCTGCAATTACAGATTTCTCATGGGGTGTATCTGATAGAGGAGCATCAATCCGTATTCCATTAATTGCTGTTGAAAAAGGATACAAAGGATGGTTAGAAGACAGACGTCCTGCTTCAAACGCAGATCCATATAAGATTGCAGCAAGAATTATTAAAACGGTAAAATCCGCTAATATTTAA